CAAAAACCAATATTTACAACAAGCTTACTACAGTAAATGCTTCGTGGAGTAATAGCCTGAATAGCAACTGGAGCAGTTTAACGCGGTACAAAACTGGTGACAACAGGAAACCAGGGCAATAAGGCAATATCTAGCCAACATATTGATCTTCTACGTTTGATTCCAATTAGTTGTTTTCTAGCTGTGTTCAGTATAGACATGGCACATGTAAGGTGACTTCTCGGAATTGAGTGACCAAAGAGCTTGCTACTTAGAGTCAATCCCACTTGTAAATACGACCTGTTTGCATAATTAATAGAATGACAAGGTTTGGGTTGGGTACTAATCATGTAAATCTCATAAGTCGCTTATAGAGCTTCGCATATCTATTGCTGCAGGTTCGCAATATCTCAACACGCTCTCCAACGCCGACATCGAACTCTCTTACCAACCCCCATCTCTAGACCGGCACGGCACTGAAGCCGCAGGCCGCAGCGGAGGCGGTGATGGAGTTGCTATAGTACTGCCAGATGTTGTGCGTGTTGGCGCACTGCAGGCAGGCGTCGTAGCGGGAGATCCACAGGTAGTTGGTGCAGTAGCCCGCCTCGCGGGAGAGAGTGATGGATGTGCCTGGGTGGGGGATCGCCGCCGTTAGCATTCTAGCACTCAATGGAAATCCCTCGATGGATTCAACTCGAACAATCACGGAGGACTTACCGCAGTTCTCGTGGCAGAGGTAGGCGGGGGTGCCCGGGGCCGGGACGTCCTGGCGCTTGGCGACGGACATGGACTCGGGGAACTCCCACGAGATCTGGTTGCGGGTGGCGAGGGGGTTGGCGGTGGCCAGGGAGGCGACGAAGGCCGCGGTGCAGGCGAGGGAGAAACGCATGGTGGATGTGTGAGGGGAGTAAGAGCTGGTAGTgggtatgtgtgtgtgtgtgtgtgtgtgtgtgtggtttGGTAGTCAGTTTGGAAGTGAGTTGAGTAAAGGCAGCCAGACTTCCTCGTCCAAGACTTTCGTCGAGGCTTTATATCCTGGAGTTCTCTCAATGCTACCCAGCTCTTCGGCCGCTCCCACTCCTCGGACATGGCCAGGAATCAGAAATCCTCTTTTCAAGAGACAGCAGACGCCCGAGCACATGGCTCCTGGTCCGCAACGAGCGACCGATATCGCCGGCGCTATTGGAAGGATGAGATCTTGGCGAGTGATTTTCACCAGCGCGTGTAGCATCTGCAACACACCCCACACGATGGGTTCCCGGCATGAAAGCGGTCCCGCCGAGCGTTATTTAGCGGGGGGGGCTCACCCGAGTCGTCCAAGAGAGCCCATCTAATCTTATCAGATCATCTGATAATCGTGATCCCTGCTTGGGTCCGGGACGAGTGTGCTCAAAGGGGGTCGTCATGTCCGAAGCGACCCCACGCGAGTACGACCCACAGAGTTTTCATATACGAGGTTGTTCAGGTAAAAAAATGATGAGGTGAATGAATGTCTTGGCTTTCGGTCCCTCTCTCTGGACATGGTTGCCACTGATGGGAGGCGCTTTTTGTATAAAGTTTCTGAGGCTTAACTGAAGATGGATAGTTGTGAGATTCATCGTACCAATGTTGTTGGATTCGGAAAGTTTGAGCAACTTTGAAAGTCTATATCCATGTGCTTGGAGCAAAGGGTTACGCAAAGTTATCCGCATGAAATAGTAGTATACAGCTTAGTTCTGGATCCTCTACAAATCAGGTCCACAGACTTCACGCCCTCTCCCCCTCGAACGCGTTGAACCCCCAGGTCCTCAGGCGCGGGTTCTTCTCAAAGGCCAGCGTCCGCTGGTCGTACAGCACCATGGTCCCGTTCGAGAGCTGGACGTCGAGCAGGTACGCAACGCTCAGCGTCCACATGTCCCGGTCGCCCTGGATGCTGGACACCGTGAAGCGgaggacctcgtcgccggccagggTCTCGTTGTACACGGCCCGGAAGTTCTTCACGTTGCACACCTCCGTCGCGGACGCCGTCACGTCCGTGGATGCCGTGATGCGGTTCTCGGCGTCCAGCGCGGTGCCGACGACCACGCTCGAGTTGGCGCAGACGAAGCCGTCCGAGTTGGCCGCGTGGGAGGTGGTGAGACGGACGAAGTCCCAGGGCCCCAGGGACGAGGGCACCTCCACCTCGGCAGTGTACAGCGACGTCCCGTCAAAGGGCGCGATGGACAGCCGCTCGTAGACGGCGGAGCGGTCGACGGCGGTATAGTAGGTGCTGGCCTCGTGGACCCTGCCGACTGTCGGGAACTGCACGACGTACGTGCCCTGCCTCATCGAGGCCGCGAACTCGGGCGTGAAACGGCACATGACGAAGAAGTTGCCGACCATGTTCTTGTGCCAGGTCGTCCactcggccagctcgatgGTGTATAGCCGGGTCTCCGGGTCGAAGGAGGCGTGGCCGGCCTGGGCGCCCGAGGCGGAGAGCTGGACGTCCTGAGCGATGTCGGTGATCTCGGGGGGCACGGCGAAGGAGATGACTGAGTCGGcggggacgggggacgggAGGGAGATCTGGACGTGGAGCTCCATCCAGGCGGCTGGGTCGATGATGAAGGGCGCGTCCTCCTGCAGGCGTTGAAGCTTGAGAGAGGTGAAGGCGTCAGCGAGGCCGGTGGGCGTAGCAGTTGCTGAGAGCGTCGTGGTACTGCCAGGGACGGAGATCGGGGCCGTAGTCGTGGCGACCGAGGTGGTCGTAGGAGCAGCCGCAGTCGTCATCGTTGTCGTTGCCGCGGATGTTGACGCCGGGACACTCGAAGTCCACGTCGTATTCTGTCCGGGGATGGGATCGTCGCCCAGCTGGATGGAAAAGGGGTCCGAGAGGAAGAGCTGCCAGTCGGCCGGGTTCGCCGCGTCGCCAAAGATGCGGAGGGCGCGCGTGAAGATGCGGTAGCGGCCCGACGGGATgtcggtgccgttggcgaagGATCGAAAGGTGGTGTAGGCGCCGAGGTTGAAGCGGACGACCTCGCGCATAGGGAAGTCCATgtagccgccgccctcgtaTCCCTGGAACCGAACGGACCCGTACCATGCCCGGGGGCCGGAAGAGTGTTGCGGCGGGTAGGAGAACTGCTCCGTCTTCcagtcgacgccgacgaggtcgaccgaGAACTCGTACGTGCCGTACCGGAAGGCGAAGTAGACCTCGGGCGAGTCGAATTCGGCGGGACGGTAAGCTAGACCTTGGTAGTCGATCGGGTACAGGCTTCCGTCGGTCTGGTCGTAGCGGTAGGATTCCGGGCTGTGGTGCAAGGGAGTCCAGTTGTAGGTCGAggcctcgatgccgatgTAAGGCACCGTCAGGAGCTCGTCGTTGGAGCCCGCGAGCAGGATCTTGCCACTCCAGAGAGCACCGCTCTCGGCAGTGACATCGGGAGCAGATAAGGTGACCTCGATGTCCGAAGTagcaccagcagcaacggTGACGGTCTTGGCCTCAGACAAGGAGCCAGCGGCCGAGAGCAGAGGCGGGTAGTATGTGTTTGGGTACCAGATGCTGTTCCTGGAAGAGATGGTAGAGGCGGCGACGTGCGAGATGTTGTATGTGATCTCCTCCGACCCGGTGTTCTGGATGCGAATCGTATGCGTGCTCACGCGGTTGTCGGTGTCGTTCAACGAGAGAGTCGGTTCCGAGAGGAGGACGGTGGTGTAGTCGAACAACTTAGCCGCATCAACGAGACCGGCGCCCTGCTGCGCGAGAGACGCCGCTaacccgccgccgacgacttTACCGTCCGTGATGTCGAAAGCagggagggcgagggcggtggACGTGAGTCTCCTGACGAACTCGGCGCGGTCCTTCTTCGCGTGCGCGAACCACAGCGCGGCGACGCCCGAGATGTACGGCGTGGCGAATGAAGTCCCCGAGGAGATAGCGAACCGGCCGTCGGGGAACGCGCCGTagacgatgccgccgggGGCCGAGACGATGGGCGAGAAGCCGTTCTCGTACGTCGGGCCCCATGAGGTGTAGCTCGAGACCTGTCCTGCGCTGGgcacctcggcggcgaaggcggcgggctgggcgtCGCTCTCGATCTTGAGGTGGAGAGTGTAGTTCTTGGCGACCTGGGCGGACGCCCATTCTCccaccgacgccgtcgtTACGGCCATGAGCTGGAGGGtgtcggacgaggcggcgacgtcgtcgaagtAGTAGGCGCCCTGGTTGTAGGAGTCGAAGAGGATTCCGTACCCGAAACCGGCGTTGGCAATCGACCTGAAGGACTGGAACGAATCGCAGACGCCGCGCTTTGCCAGGACGGCCGTGGTctcggagccggagccggcgatGTTGCACgagtcgccggcgtcgaggacgatgggGACGTGGACGGTCTGGTTGAACTTCGCCCCGTCATACGTGACGTACGAGATGTTGAGGGAATGTCCGCCCGAGGAGACGAGAGTCGCGGGCCAGCCCATCGTCTGTGACGCTTCGACGGagccgacggagacgacgccgcggccggcggccggggaaCTGGCAAAGTACGGCCCCATCTCGCCCGAGTTGCCCGCCgcgatgacgatgagccTGTCCTGCGCGATCTCGCTCGCCACGCGGGACAGCACGGAGTCGGCGTAGCCCGTGTTGCTGCCGATGGACACGGAGATGATGTCGCagtcgtccgagtcggcggcgagcatgCCCTTCAGCACCAGGTCGTTGGACGTCGCGTCGCTGCACCCAAACACCTTGTACATGTAGATCTCCGCGTCGGGGGCCACGCCGGCGAAGTCCTTAtgcgcggcggcgatgacggaggAGACGAACGTGCCGTGGCCGGCGCAGTCCGTGAGggtggcggccgaggaagaagaagagccgTCTCCGTCGACAAGGTTCCGGCCGCCGGCCACCTTGCCGAGCAGCGCCGGGTGGTCGACGTCAACGCCGCTGTCGACCACGCAGACGCGCTGGCCCGCGCCGGTGAGGCCGCGGTCGTGCAGCTCGCTGACGCGCGTGGCGATGTGCGGGTTCCACCTCTGCGAGTCCGTCGTCTCCTCGAACGAGACGTCGAGCGCGATGGGCTGCACCGGCCAGGCGTCGGCAACGCCCGGGATGCTCTTGATCTCGTCAACGACCCCAGACGAGTTGCCGCTGTTATTTGAGGTGAcgttgttgctgttggcgATCTCGACCGAGACGCCCCTGAAGCGGCCCGAGATGGCGGTGAAGTCTTCCTTGACCGTGGCCTCGTAGCCGAGGGACGAGATCTGCCCGACGAGGGAGTCGGCGGCGGAAGAGTCCTCCTGGCGCGCGTTGGGGCCCGTCGacttctcgagctcgacgatgTAGCGACCCGACGCGGCAtcggaggcgggcggcgcgagGCGGTTGCGGCCGCTGGCAAAGCCGCCCTCTGTGGTCACCGCCGTCACAGTCGAagtggcggcggtgacggcgacaAGGGCCGATTGGAGGATCTTGGACAGCCGAGGCATTGTGATGACTGCTCGACTAAGATCGGTGAGTCGGGGAAGAATCTCAAGCCtcgaggagaggaagagagagagacagacacagGAGTGGGATGCCGGGTCTTCACTCGGAGCCAAGAGTCAAGGGTTCTACGACTATTTATctaccccctttctttctctaTCTATCTCGTAGGTTTCACCATGCCCTTCTACAAGATCTAGGTCCTCGGATCAACGGCAAGGTTGGAGATATGCGTTAGAACCGCGCCCATCGGATCCAAGGTGATAATGCCGGGCTCAGGTCAGATTGCGTCTTTAATTACAGCTTGATGGACCCAGTGGCCGATGACCGGAACGGAGCAGCAGGCAGCGGGGGATACGAAGGTCGATGCAACGTCCCGGGGGACTTGCCAGGCCCCAGAGCTGTACTGGTGTTGACCGAATAGGGCAGGTCGTCGGAAAAGACTCGTTCATCGGGAGCCCGGGAGGGACATTAACGTTAAGCTTGTAGTTTATCAGCCCATCTAATCAATATCTGCGGAGCTGGAGACGCAGGGAGACCCCACAAGGCGGAGTGGGAACGTCTTGTATcccaccgccgacgatggaGTCGAGGAAGGGGGGTTTGATTCGCCGGGTTAGGGGGCTAAATATGCCCAACTTGGCTGGTCAGCCGTGGGTTTAATCTCGGCGGAGGTTGACCGACTTCCGAGCGGATGGATCGTGGATCTCTTATGGTAGGTTTCAACCGCGGCATACGAGTTGTGGGATGCCGTAATGGAAACGATGCAGTTGGCCGTTTTGCGTAAGCCTTCTGTCAGCGTGATATCCTGGTTAGTTCTAGAGACTTGGCCAAAGTCTTCGCAGAGTGGAAAAGGCTATGCTGGAGAGCTAGCCCAGTCTTCACAAGTCAACGTGACCCAGCTTCTGATGatgcgatggcgacgagTGGGCATCACAAGCATTGGTTTATATGCAGCCCAACACGGAGGATGTTCCCCAATCGTCTGCCGCTTAACATCATCTGTCCTCCATACTCGATTTAGCGTGTTGCTAGTCCAGAAGTCGACTCAGGTAGGTTTCTCTGCATTCAATGCGACTTCTCTTACTCGTGGTGTTTGTCTTTTGTCGCAAATTGATATCTCCAAAAGCCGGATGGGACGACTTCACAGATTATGGTTGATTAACAACAACGCTACTAGCTGGAACTGCATCAGTAACTCGGTTTCAACTACGCTCCATCTGGCTTTGATACAAATATATCAGCAACAACCTAGTAGTAGTGTTGACTGTTTTCTCAGTCTCCAGTTTGTTTGTATACGTTAGGTTGGATAAACGATACAGTTTGAGAGCTCTCAAGTTGACTGCCCCGGTTAGGTTATCAGGTGTTTACATGCCACATGCAGAGTTGGTAGGATATTAAGAACGTAGGCACGACCCCGCAAGAGAGGCTCAAAGTCCAGAGGCAGTATCATAACACAGTTGTTGTCGATTGCTCCCACTCCTGCTTTCCATTGTGGCCCTTATGCCCTTCACTCAATAGGATACGACCGCCAGTCAGAAAGTTGCCGAGAAAGGCCTACAATCCAACAATGTCCCCGTTTATATGCCTCTAGGTTGCCCAACAACGGGTCAATGCAGAGCAGCGACCAAGGCCTGAAAGTCAACCGCTGAGTAGGTAGACCGAAATACCTCAATTATGAACTATAAGGGAGAGGAGTGTCCTGCATTCATGTGACTCTTATTGATACCGTATTTATGTTCAAAATGTTGGCTTCCGAAAAAAGAATAGAAATTGCGACCTTCGCACGCATTACACTGACATAAGCAGCTGCTGACCCTACACTCTACAGCAGCGTGCGTCACAGCGTACAAAGTTCTTCGAGGAGAAGACCACATTTGCCTGTCAAACTCTCAACTCATCCACTTGGTCGCAAGCAGCACAGAAAAGTAGCTTCCTTCAATCAAAGTCTCCTCAGTTAGGCATTTAATGTGCCATCATTGTCATCAAGGAATGAAAACTTCCAGCCAAAGCACTTCTGTAAGGGTCTCAAGATTATATCTAGCGAGTAGAGGCAGTTTGACAGTCAGCTCATTGAACTGCGAAACCCGAAGTTTTGGACATGTTGAGGGCAAAATAACTTATTTCCTTGCCACCcacctctctcccccccaccccaGGACGTCCTTCATCGCATTTACCTTTTCGCTGTTCACGACGTAGAGGCCCGCAGTCTGAACCCGCTATGTGCCAAAGATGTTTCCTCAATTTCCTGCATGTGAGTGTCATCTCAGGGGCCTCGAAGGCGAGAAAACGGAACGGTCACGTGGGTCACTCAAATCCAGACCGCTCAACATCACGCAGGTTGTTCTTCTGACAAGGCGGCGGATGCGTCTTACTCTGATATCCAGATACGATCGCCTCACTGGGTTTCCCATCTTCACTTCCCACCCTGCTTTAGATTAGCGCCTAGGTGAGTTCGGGATGAGATGTTTCAAGCAGTCTCCAATCTCACTCTTTGGAAGTGACCAAACAGGTATCATCGTAGCAGCAACCGCCGGTTGGCTCCATGGCTACTAGTACTTGCAGTAAGTTAGGTTCGCGTGGCAGGCCGAACTTCCGGTTAAGACGGGCTCACAAATTGAGAACGACGACATTTGCATGAATCTGATCCCTGCTCGACCGGCCAGCACGGCAGTATTGGTTACTCAACAGCAGGCGTCTCCGTGTCCGAGGGCAGACCCGGTCGAAGGTCCTTGACGCCCTTCTCACTTTCGCTTCCTAGATATCAGAAGCAATTGACCAACTTGCTTCTCACCCTGCCGAAAGACATCTTCGCATGTACGCGTACCACTTCTGGTACCGACATATTTCTGCCGCCACCCACCTCTATCATCCTCGAATATAAGAAACTGTTCAGAGTTGTGTAGAGTGGTATCCATTATCTGCAGATAAGTCAGCGCTAGGAAGCATTTGCGATTCAGCATTGTACACAGCAGTGGCTTCGTGGCACAGGGGACCTAATCATTTAA
This sequence is a window from Colletotrichum higginsianum IMI 349063 chromosome 8, whole genome shotgun sequence. Protein-coding genes within it:
- a CDS encoding Alkaline elastase YaB, yielding MPRLSKILQSALVAVTAATSTVTAVTTEGGFASGRNRLAPPASDAASGRYIVELEKSTGPNARQEDSSAADSLVGQISSLGYEATVKEDFTAISGRFRGVSVEIANSNNVTSNNSGNSSGVVDEIKSIPGVADAWPVQPIALDVSFEETTDSQRWNPHIATRVSELHDRGLTGAGQRVCVVDSGVDVDHPALLGKVAGGRNLVDGDGSSSSSAATLTDCAGHGTFVSSVIAAAHKDFAGVAPDAEIYMYKVFGCSDATSNDLVLKGMLAADSDDCDIISVSIGSNTGYADSVLSRVASEIAQDRLIVIAAGNSGEMGPYFASSPAAGRGVVSVGSVEASQTMGWPATLVSSGGHSLNISYVTYDGAKFNQTVHVPIVLDAGDSCNIAGSGSETTAVLAKRGVCDSFQSFRSIANAGFGYGILFDSYNQGAYYFDDVAASSDTLQLMAVTTASVGEWASAQVAKNYTLHLKIESDAQPAAFAAEVPSAGQVSSYTSWGPTYENGFSPIVSAPGGIVYGAFPDGRFAISSGTSFATPYISGVAALWFAHAKKDRAEFVRRLTSTALALPAFDITDGKVVGGGLAASLAQQGAGLVDAAKLFDYTTVLLSEPTLSLNDTDNRVSTHTIRIQNTGSEEITYNISHVAASTISSRNSIWYPNTYYPPLLSAAGSLSEAKTVTVAAGATSDIEVTLSAPDVTAESGALWSGKILLAGSNDELLTVPYIGIEASTYNWTPLHHSPESYRYDQTDGSLYPIDYQGLAYRPAEFDSPEVYFAFRYGTYEFSVDLVGVDWKTEQFSYPPQHSSGPRAWYGSVRFQGYEGGGYMDFPMREVVRFNLGAYTTFRSFANGTDIPSGRYRIFTRALRIFGDAANPADWQLFLSDPFSIQLGDDPIPGQNTTWTSSVPASTSAATTTMTTAAAPTTTSVATTTAPISVPGSTTTLSATATPTGLADAFTSLKLQRLQEDAPFIIDPAAWMELHVQISLPSPVPADSVISFAVPPEITDIAQDVQLSASGAQAGHASFDPETRLYTIELAEWTTWHKNMVGNFFVMCRFTPEFAASMRQGTYVVQFPTVGRVHEASTYYTAVDRSAVYERLSIAPFDGTSLYTAEVEVPSSLGPWDFVRLTTSHAANSDGFVCANSSVVVGTALDAENRITASTDVTASATEVCNVKNFRAVYNETLAGDEVLRFTVSSIQGDRDMWTLSVAYLLDVQLSNGTMVLYDQRTLAFEKNPRLRTWGFNAFEGERA